Proteins from a single region of Takifugu rubripes chromosome 4, fTakRub1.2, whole genome shotgun sequence:
- the npm3 gene encoding nucleoplasmin-3: protein MFFQDEESSEIGRPAQTKLESFLFSCELSSKVPFYTFQGDEEEDLEHFLELRTICLGEGAKEESNVVEVTAMNHQGKTISVPIANLHVSCLPMVSLGEFELKAPVTIRLKAGVGPVSVSGLHLIASQVEDSDMSDEDEADEEDEEISPIKPAKKKQKQ, encoded by the exons ATGTTTTTCCAGGATGAAGAATCGTCGGAAATCGGGCGGCCAGCTCAAACAAAGTTGGAGAGCTTCCTGTTCA GCTGTGAACTGTCCTCTAAAGTGCCTTTCTACACTTTCcaaggagatgaggaggaggacctggagcaTTTCCTTGAGCTCAGAACA ATTTGCCTGGGAGAAGGAGCAAAGGAGGAGAGTAATGTTGTGGAGGTGACGGCCATGAACCACCAGGGAAAGACTATTTCAGTGCCAATCGCCAACCTTCATGTCAGCTGTCTGCCTATG GTGAGTCTGGGAGAGTTTGAGCTGAAAGCCCCTGTGACCATAAGGCTGAAGGCTGGGGTAGGACCAGTTAGTGTCAGCGGGTTGCACCTCATAG CTTCACAGGTTGAAGACTCGGACATGTCCGACGAGGACGAAGCTgatgaggaagacgaggagatCAGCCCCATTAAACCAgcaaagaagaaacagaagcagTGA
- the oga gene encoding protein O-GlcNAcase isoform X1: MVQNDKTTEAPPLGGEQSPNPVSGEVCAEAPGPVEEPGIAVETTGLRKFTSGVVEGFYGRPWTMEQRKELFRRQQKWGLNTYLYAPKDDYKHRMFWRELYSVEEAEQLMTLISAAKEHAIEFIYAISPGLDITFSNQKEVSALKRKLDQVTHFGCKSFALLFDDIDHNMCPADKEVFSSFAQAQVSITNEIYQYLGEPETFLFCPTEYCGTLCYPNVAQSPYLRTVGEKLLPGIDVLWTGPKVVSKDISVESIEEVSKILRRAPVIWDNIHANDYDQKRLFLGPYKGRSTELIPRLKGVLTNPNCEFESNFVAIHTLATWYKSNMNGVRKDVVMTDGEDSTVSIQIKLENEGSDEELETDMLYSPQLALKLALTEWLGEFCVPRQYNSNQVSQGGIKGTAIDVSSMPPPSLCSSTTVTTVFQQPIMSPAIPPLCLDQLPHPMAKVPQEEEEVEVEKKDSDEEPMEMVVEKMTDDPEVEKHVGVILTEKMAEDLKPMDLDKENLAESKCPEEILQEDSGSDIAPMQTDDQVKQDMFVPGPDEKPLFTAEPITIEDLNLLAELFYLPYEHGNKAVQMLREFNWLRANSSVVSVNCKRKESDKAAEWQARAEKFEEMCCSVIQMFARLSNSANRTILYDLYPYIWDIKSIISMVKSFVQWLDGRIHSTSFYCYWIDSGRWCRSQSSAQFLKGDQEPWAFRGGLAGEFQRLLPIDGANDLFYQPPPSMPTSKLYSIRPYFPKDEAAVYKICKEMYCEGMEDIPVVEEPDLIGDRLVGGLLTLSSEYGFVLEDEEGICGYALGTVDVKPFIKKCQMNWIPFMQEKYNKPDDQKDLTEAEKMMLSFHEEEEGLPESFLSKFPSLIKVDIHAKVTDPSVAKSMMGCLLSSLKANGSLGAFCKVHQADKRMLDFYGKLGCFEVAKMEGFPKDFIIMGRSL, from the exons ATGGTTCAAAACGACAAGACGACGGAGGCTCCTCCATTAGGCGGTGAGCAGAGCCCCAACCCAGTCTCCGGAGAGGTTTGTGCCGAGGCCCCCGGCCCGGTGGAAGAGCCCGGCATTGCAGTCGAAACGACGGGCCTTAGAAAATTCACAAGTGGAGTCGTTGAAG GTTTTTACGGTCGCCCATGGACAatggagcagagaaaagagCTCTTCAGACG GCAACAGAAATGGGGACTGAACACATACCTTTATGCACCCAAAGATGATTACAAGCACAGGATGTTCTGGAGAGAGCTCTACTCAGTAGAGGAAGCAG AGCAACTCATGACCTTAATTAGCGCCGCTAAAGAACATGCAATAGAGTTCATATATGCCATTTCTCCTGGACTGGACATAACCTTTTCCAATCAAAAAGAGGTATCTGCACTTAAGAGGAAGCTTGATCAG GTTACTCACTTTGGCTGTAAATCATTTGCCTTACTTTTTGATGACATTGATCACAACATGTGCCCAGCCGATAAAGAGGTGTTCAGCTCATTTGCGCAGGCTCAGGTTTCAATTACCAATGAGATCTACCAATACCTAGGAGAGCCAGAAACCTTCCTTTTCTGCCCAACAG AGTACTGTGGAACTCTTTGCTACCCAAATGTCGCTCAGTCTCCCTACCTCCGTACAGTAGGAGAAAAGCTACTGCCTGGTATTGATGTGCTGTGGACGG GACCAAAGGTGGTGTCCAAAGATATCTCAGTGGAGTCTATTGAGGAAGTATCAAAAATCCTGAGAAGAGCCCCTGTCATCTGGGACAACATTCATGCCAATGACTATGATCAGAAGAGACTGTTCTTGGGCCCATATAAGGGCCGCTCCACAGAGCTCATTCCAAGGCTGAAGGGAGTCCTCACCAACCCAAACTGTGAATTTGAGTCCAACTTTGTAGCGATCCACACTCTGGCCACCTGGTACAAATCTAATATGAACGGAGTACGCAAGGATGTGGTGATGA CTGATGGTGAGGACAGCACAGTGTCTATCCAGATTAAGTTAGAAAATGAGGGCAGCGATGAAGAATTGGAGACAGATATGCTCTATAGCCCACAGCTCGCTCTGAAGCTGGCCCTTACAGAATGGCTTGGGGAATTTTGTGTTCCTCGTCAATACAACA GCAATCAGGTGTCTCAGGGTGGTATCAAAGGCACAGCCATTGATGTCTCATCCatgcctcctccctctctctgctcttccacaacagtcaccacggtaTTCCAGCAGCCCATTATGTCTCCGGCCATACCGCCTCTCTGTCTGGATCAACTTCCACACCCTATGGCAAAAGTTcctcaggaggaagaggag GTGGAAGTAGAGAAGAAGGACTCAGATGAAGAGCCCATGGAAATGGTGGTTGAGAAGATGACGGATGATCCTGAAGTGGAGAAGCACGTTGGTGTTATCCTAACTGAAAAAATGGCCGAGGACCTGAAGCCCATGGATTTAGACAAAGAGAATTTAGCAGAGTCAAAGTGCCCTGAAGAGATCCTTCAGGAGGACTCTGGGAGCGACATCGCCCCCATGCAGACAGATGACCAGGTCAAACAG gaTATGTTTGTACCTGGGCCAGATGAAAAGCCTCTCTTCACAGCAGAACCAATCACAATCGAAGACTTGAACCTGTTGGCAGAGCTCTTTTATCTGCCTTATGAACACGGCAACAAGGCTGTGCAGATGCTGCGGGAGTTTAACTGGCTACGAGCTAACAGCAGCGTCGTCAGTGTCAACTGCAAGCGCAAGGAATCTGACAAG gCAGCAGAATGGCAAGCAAGAGCTGAGAAGTTTGAGGAGATGTGCTGTTCAGTCATCCAGATGTTTGCACGGCTATCGAATTCAGCCAACCGCACCATCCTCTACGACCTGTACCCCTATATCTGGGACATTAAGAGCATCATTTCTATGGTCAAGTCTTTTGTTCAGTGGTTAG ATGGAAGAATCCACAGTACAAGTTTCTACTGCTATTGGATCGACAGTGGCCGAT GGTGTCGTAGTCAGTCCTCAGCACAATTCCTTAAAGGAGACCAAGAGCCCTGGGCCTTTAGGGGAGGTCTAGCAGGAGAGTTCCAG AGATTGTTGCCAATAGACGGAGCAAACGATCTTTTCTACCAACCTCCACCTTCAATGCCAACATCCAAACTCTATTCCATAAGACCTTACTTTCCCAAAGATGAG GCGGCTGTTTATAAAATCTGTAAAGAAATGTACTGTGAGGGAATGGAGGATATACCTGTTGTTGAAGAACCTGACCTCATTGGTGACAG GTTAGTGGGAGGTCTGCTGACACTGAGTTCAGAGTACGGCTTTGTGcttgaggatgaggaggggatCTGTGGCTACGCCCTGGGTACAGTGGATGTCAAGCCATTCATCAAAAAATGTCAGATGAACTGGATTCCTTTCATGCAGGAGAAATACAACAAGCCTGATGATCAGAAGGATCTCACCGAGGCAGAG AAGATGATGCTGAGTTtccatgaagaggaggaaggacttCCAGAATCTTTCCTCTCCAAATTCCCCTCGCTCATCAAGGTTGACATTCACGCCAAGGTCACAGACCCAAGTGTGGCCAAAAGCATGATGGGatgtctcctgtcttctctcAAGGCCAACG GGTCTCTGGGTGCCTTCTGTAAGGTTCATCAGGCTGATAAGAGAATGTTGGACTTCTACGGTAAACTGGGATGTTTTGAAGTGGCCAAAATGGAGGGCTTTCCCAAGGATTTTATCATAATGGGACGCAGTCTGTGA
- the oga gene encoding protein O-GlcNAcase isoform X3: protein MVQNDKTTEAPPLGGEQSPNPVSGEVCAEAPGPVEEPGIAVETTGLRKFTSGVVEGFYGRPWTMEQRKELFRRQQKWGLNTYLYAPKDDYKHRMFWRELYSVEEAEQLMTLISAAKEHAIEFIYAISPGLDITFSNQKEVSALKRKLDQVTHFGCKSFALLFDDIDHNMCPADKEVFSSFAQAQVSITNEIYQYLGEPETFLFCPTEYCGTLCYPNVAQSPYLRTVGEKLLPGIDVLWTGPKVVSKDISVESIEEVSKILRRAPVIWDNIHANDYDQKRLFLGPYKGRSTELIPRLKGVLTNPNCEFESNFVAIHTLATWYKSNMNGVRKDVVMTDGEDSTVSIQIKLENEGSDEELETDMLYSPQLALKLALTEWLGEFCVPRQYNITTVFQQPIMSPAIPPLCLDQLPHPMAKVPQEEEEVEVEKKDSDEEPMEMVVEKMTDDPEVEKHVGVILTEKMAEDLKPMDLDKENLAESKCPEEILQEDSGSDIAPMQTDDQVKQDMFVPGPDEKPLFTAEPITIEDLNLLAELFYLPYEHGNKAVQMLREFNWLRANSSVVSVNCKRKESDKAAEWQARAEKFEEMCCSVIQMFARLSNSANRTILYDLYPYIWDIKSIISMVKSFVQWLDGRIHSTSFYCYWIDSGRWCRSQSSAQFLKGDQEPWAFRGGLAGEFQRLLPIDGANDLFYQPPPSMPTSKLYSIRPYFPKDEAAVYKICKEMYCEGMEDIPVVEEPDLIGDRLVGGLLTLSSEYGFVLEDEEGICGYALGTVDVKPFIKKCQMNWIPFMQEKYNKPDDQKDLTEAEKMMLSFHEEEEGLPESFLSKFPSLIKVDIHAKVTDPSVAKSMMGCLLSSLKANGSLGAFCKVHQADKRMLDFYGKLGCFEVAKMEGFPKDFIIMGRSL from the exons ATGGTTCAAAACGACAAGACGACGGAGGCTCCTCCATTAGGCGGTGAGCAGAGCCCCAACCCAGTCTCCGGAGAGGTTTGTGCCGAGGCCCCCGGCCCGGTGGAAGAGCCCGGCATTGCAGTCGAAACGACGGGCCTTAGAAAATTCACAAGTGGAGTCGTTGAAG GTTTTTACGGTCGCCCATGGACAatggagcagagaaaagagCTCTTCAGACG GCAACAGAAATGGGGACTGAACACATACCTTTATGCACCCAAAGATGATTACAAGCACAGGATGTTCTGGAGAGAGCTCTACTCAGTAGAGGAAGCAG AGCAACTCATGACCTTAATTAGCGCCGCTAAAGAACATGCAATAGAGTTCATATATGCCATTTCTCCTGGACTGGACATAACCTTTTCCAATCAAAAAGAGGTATCTGCACTTAAGAGGAAGCTTGATCAG GTTACTCACTTTGGCTGTAAATCATTTGCCTTACTTTTTGATGACATTGATCACAACATGTGCCCAGCCGATAAAGAGGTGTTCAGCTCATTTGCGCAGGCTCAGGTTTCAATTACCAATGAGATCTACCAATACCTAGGAGAGCCAGAAACCTTCCTTTTCTGCCCAACAG AGTACTGTGGAACTCTTTGCTACCCAAATGTCGCTCAGTCTCCCTACCTCCGTACAGTAGGAGAAAAGCTACTGCCTGGTATTGATGTGCTGTGGACGG GACCAAAGGTGGTGTCCAAAGATATCTCAGTGGAGTCTATTGAGGAAGTATCAAAAATCCTGAGAAGAGCCCCTGTCATCTGGGACAACATTCATGCCAATGACTATGATCAGAAGAGACTGTTCTTGGGCCCATATAAGGGCCGCTCCACAGAGCTCATTCCAAGGCTGAAGGGAGTCCTCACCAACCCAAACTGTGAATTTGAGTCCAACTTTGTAGCGATCCACACTCTGGCCACCTGGTACAAATCTAATATGAACGGAGTACGCAAGGATGTGGTGATGA CTGATGGTGAGGACAGCACAGTGTCTATCCAGATTAAGTTAGAAAATGAGGGCAGCGATGAAGAATTGGAGACAGATATGCTCTATAGCCCACAGCTCGCTCTGAAGCTGGCCCTTACAGAATGGCTTGGGGAATTTTGTGTTCCTCGTCAATACAACA tcaccacggtaTTCCAGCAGCCCATTATGTCTCCGGCCATACCGCCTCTCTGTCTGGATCAACTTCCACACCCTATGGCAAAAGTTcctcaggaggaagaggag GTGGAAGTAGAGAAGAAGGACTCAGATGAAGAGCCCATGGAAATGGTGGTTGAGAAGATGACGGATGATCCTGAAGTGGAGAAGCACGTTGGTGTTATCCTAACTGAAAAAATGGCCGAGGACCTGAAGCCCATGGATTTAGACAAAGAGAATTTAGCAGAGTCAAAGTGCCCTGAAGAGATCCTTCAGGAGGACTCTGGGAGCGACATCGCCCCCATGCAGACAGATGACCAGGTCAAACAG gaTATGTTTGTACCTGGGCCAGATGAAAAGCCTCTCTTCACAGCAGAACCAATCACAATCGAAGACTTGAACCTGTTGGCAGAGCTCTTTTATCTGCCTTATGAACACGGCAACAAGGCTGTGCAGATGCTGCGGGAGTTTAACTGGCTACGAGCTAACAGCAGCGTCGTCAGTGTCAACTGCAAGCGCAAGGAATCTGACAAG gCAGCAGAATGGCAAGCAAGAGCTGAGAAGTTTGAGGAGATGTGCTGTTCAGTCATCCAGATGTTTGCACGGCTATCGAATTCAGCCAACCGCACCATCCTCTACGACCTGTACCCCTATATCTGGGACATTAAGAGCATCATTTCTATGGTCAAGTCTTTTGTTCAGTGGTTAG ATGGAAGAATCCACAGTACAAGTTTCTACTGCTATTGGATCGACAGTGGCCGAT GGTGTCGTAGTCAGTCCTCAGCACAATTCCTTAAAGGAGACCAAGAGCCCTGGGCCTTTAGGGGAGGTCTAGCAGGAGAGTTCCAG AGATTGTTGCCAATAGACGGAGCAAACGATCTTTTCTACCAACCTCCACCTTCAATGCCAACATCCAAACTCTATTCCATAAGACCTTACTTTCCCAAAGATGAG GCGGCTGTTTATAAAATCTGTAAAGAAATGTACTGTGAGGGAATGGAGGATATACCTGTTGTTGAAGAACCTGACCTCATTGGTGACAG GTTAGTGGGAGGTCTGCTGACACTGAGTTCAGAGTACGGCTTTGTGcttgaggatgaggaggggatCTGTGGCTACGCCCTGGGTACAGTGGATGTCAAGCCATTCATCAAAAAATGTCAGATGAACTGGATTCCTTTCATGCAGGAGAAATACAACAAGCCTGATGATCAGAAGGATCTCACCGAGGCAGAG AAGATGATGCTGAGTTtccatgaagaggaggaaggacttCCAGAATCTTTCCTCTCCAAATTCCCCTCGCTCATCAAGGTTGACATTCACGCCAAGGTCACAGACCCAAGTGTGGCCAAAAGCATGATGGGatgtctcctgtcttctctcAAGGCCAACG GGTCTCTGGGTGCCTTCTGTAAGGTTCATCAGGCTGATAAGAGAATGTTGGACTTCTACGGTAAACTGGGATGTTTTGAAGTGGCCAAAATGGAGGGCTTTCCCAAGGATTTTATCATAATGGGACGCAGTCTGTGA
- the oga gene encoding protein O-GlcNAcase isoform X2 has protein sequence MVQNDKTTEAPPLGGEQSPNPVSGEVCAEAPGPVEEPGIAVETTGLRKFTSGVVEGFYGRPWTMEQRKELFRRQQKWGLNTYLYAPKDDYKHRMFWRELYSVEEAEQLMTLISAAKEHAIEFIYAISPGLDITFSNQKEVSALKRKLDQVTHFGCKSFALLFDDIDHNMCPADKEVFSSFAQAQVSITNEIYQYLGEPETFLFCPTEYCGTLCYPNVAQSPYLRTVGEKLLPGIDVLWTGPKVVSKDISVESIEEVSKILRRAPVIWDNIHANDYDQKRLFLGPYKGRSTELIPRLKGVLTNPNCEFESNFVAIHTLATWYKSNMNGVRKDVVMTDGEDSTVSIQIKLENEGSDEELETDMLYSPQLALKLALTEWLGEFCVPRQYNSNQVSQGGIKGTAIDVSSMPPPSLCSSTTVTTVFQQPIMSPAIPPLCLDQLPHPMAKVPQEEEEVEVEKKDSDEEPMEMVVEKMTDDPEVEKHVGVILTEKMAEDLKPMDLDKENLAESKCPEEILQEDSGSDIAPMQTDDQVKQDMFVPGPDEKPLFTAEPITIEDLNLLAELFYLPYEHGNKAVQMLREFNWLRANSSVVSVNCKRKESDKAAEWQARAEKFEEMCCSVIQMFARLSNSANRTILYDLYPYIWDIKSIISMVKSFVQWLGCRSQSSAQFLKGDQEPWAFRGGLAGEFQRLLPIDGANDLFYQPPPSMPTSKLYSIRPYFPKDEAAVYKICKEMYCEGMEDIPVVEEPDLIGDRLVGGLLTLSSEYGFVLEDEEGICGYALGTVDVKPFIKKCQMNWIPFMQEKYNKPDDQKDLTEAEKMMLSFHEEEEGLPESFLSKFPSLIKVDIHAKVTDPSVAKSMMGCLLSSLKANGSLGAFCKVHQADKRMLDFYGKLGCFEVAKMEGFPKDFIIMGRSL, from the exons ATGGTTCAAAACGACAAGACGACGGAGGCTCCTCCATTAGGCGGTGAGCAGAGCCCCAACCCAGTCTCCGGAGAGGTTTGTGCCGAGGCCCCCGGCCCGGTGGAAGAGCCCGGCATTGCAGTCGAAACGACGGGCCTTAGAAAATTCACAAGTGGAGTCGTTGAAG GTTTTTACGGTCGCCCATGGACAatggagcagagaaaagagCTCTTCAGACG GCAACAGAAATGGGGACTGAACACATACCTTTATGCACCCAAAGATGATTACAAGCACAGGATGTTCTGGAGAGAGCTCTACTCAGTAGAGGAAGCAG AGCAACTCATGACCTTAATTAGCGCCGCTAAAGAACATGCAATAGAGTTCATATATGCCATTTCTCCTGGACTGGACATAACCTTTTCCAATCAAAAAGAGGTATCTGCACTTAAGAGGAAGCTTGATCAG GTTACTCACTTTGGCTGTAAATCATTTGCCTTACTTTTTGATGACATTGATCACAACATGTGCCCAGCCGATAAAGAGGTGTTCAGCTCATTTGCGCAGGCTCAGGTTTCAATTACCAATGAGATCTACCAATACCTAGGAGAGCCAGAAACCTTCCTTTTCTGCCCAACAG AGTACTGTGGAACTCTTTGCTACCCAAATGTCGCTCAGTCTCCCTACCTCCGTACAGTAGGAGAAAAGCTACTGCCTGGTATTGATGTGCTGTGGACGG GACCAAAGGTGGTGTCCAAAGATATCTCAGTGGAGTCTATTGAGGAAGTATCAAAAATCCTGAGAAGAGCCCCTGTCATCTGGGACAACATTCATGCCAATGACTATGATCAGAAGAGACTGTTCTTGGGCCCATATAAGGGCCGCTCCACAGAGCTCATTCCAAGGCTGAAGGGAGTCCTCACCAACCCAAACTGTGAATTTGAGTCCAACTTTGTAGCGATCCACACTCTGGCCACCTGGTACAAATCTAATATGAACGGAGTACGCAAGGATGTGGTGATGA CTGATGGTGAGGACAGCACAGTGTCTATCCAGATTAAGTTAGAAAATGAGGGCAGCGATGAAGAATTGGAGACAGATATGCTCTATAGCCCACAGCTCGCTCTGAAGCTGGCCCTTACAGAATGGCTTGGGGAATTTTGTGTTCCTCGTCAATACAACA GCAATCAGGTGTCTCAGGGTGGTATCAAAGGCACAGCCATTGATGTCTCATCCatgcctcctccctctctctgctcttccacaacagtcaccacggtaTTCCAGCAGCCCATTATGTCTCCGGCCATACCGCCTCTCTGTCTGGATCAACTTCCACACCCTATGGCAAAAGTTcctcaggaggaagaggag GTGGAAGTAGAGAAGAAGGACTCAGATGAAGAGCCCATGGAAATGGTGGTTGAGAAGATGACGGATGATCCTGAAGTGGAGAAGCACGTTGGTGTTATCCTAACTGAAAAAATGGCCGAGGACCTGAAGCCCATGGATTTAGACAAAGAGAATTTAGCAGAGTCAAAGTGCCCTGAAGAGATCCTTCAGGAGGACTCTGGGAGCGACATCGCCCCCATGCAGACAGATGACCAGGTCAAACAG gaTATGTTTGTACCTGGGCCAGATGAAAAGCCTCTCTTCACAGCAGAACCAATCACAATCGAAGACTTGAACCTGTTGGCAGAGCTCTTTTATCTGCCTTATGAACACGGCAACAAGGCTGTGCAGATGCTGCGGGAGTTTAACTGGCTACGAGCTAACAGCAGCGTCGTCAGTGTCAACTGCAAGCGCAAGGAATCTGACAAG gCAGCAGAATGGCAAGCAAGAGCTGAGAAGTTTGAGGAGATGTGCTGTTCAGTCATCCAGATGTTTGCACGGCTATCGAATTCAGCCAACCGCACCATCCTCTACGACCTGTACCCCTATATCTGGGACATTAAGAGCATCATTTCTATGGTCAAGTCTTTTGTTCAGTGGTTAG GGTGTCGTAGTCAGTCCTCAGCACAATTCCTTAAAGGAGACCAAGAGCCCTGGGCCTTTAGGGGAGGTCTAGCAGGAGAGTTCCAG AGATTGTTGCCAATAGACGGAGCAAACGATCTTTTCTACCAACCTCCACCTTCAATGCCAACATCCAAACTCTATTCCATAAGACCTTACTTTCCCAAAGATGAG GCGGCTGTTTATAAAATCTGTAAAGAAATGTACTGTGAGGGAATGGAGGATATACCTGTTGTTGAAGAACCTGACCTCATTGGTGACAG GTTAGTGGGAGGTCTGCTGACACTGAGTTCAGAGTACGGCTTTGTGcttgaggatgaggaggggatCTGTGGCTACGCCCTGGGTACAGTGGATGTCAAGCCATTCATCAAAAAATGTCAGATGAACTGGATTCCTTTCATGCAGGAGAAATACAACAAGCCTGATGATCAGAAGGATCTCACCGAGGCAGAG AAGATGATGCTGAGTTtccatgaagaggaggaaggacttCCAGAATCTTTCCTCTCCAAATTCCCCTCGCTCATCAAGGTTGACATTCACGCCAAGGTCACAGACCCAAGTGTGGCCAAAAGCATGATGGGatgtctcctgtcttctctcAAGGCCAACG GGTCTCTGGGTGCCTTCTGTAAGGTTCATCAGGCTGATAAGAGAATGTTGGACTTCTACGGTAAACTGGGATGTTTTGAAGTGGCCAAAATGGAGGGCTTTCCCAAGGATTTTATCATAATGGGACGCAGTCTGTGA